The Catenuloplanes niger genome includes a window with the following:
- the purF gene encoding amidophosphoribosyltransferase — protein MPRGDGLLSHELDPQRPGPQDACGVFGVWAPGEEVAKLTYFGIYALQHRGQEAAGIAVSDGSGVVVYKDVGLVSQVFDEPTLASLRGHLAVGHARYSTTGGNNWENAQPTIKATTSGTTIALAHNGNLVNTAELAREVAERGLDGGSDGSTTDTSLVTTLLASYPDLSVEQAALQVLPRVRGAFSFVFMDENTLYAARDAAGVRPLVLGRLERGWVVASETAALDICGASVVREVEPGELIAIDEDGLRSVRFATPDPKGCLFEYVYLARPDTTINGRNIYSARVQIGRELAKEAPVEADLVIPVPESGTPAAIGYAEASGITYGQGLLKNAYVGRTFIQPSQTIRQLGIRLKLNPLRENVRGKRIVVVDDSIVRGNTQRAIVRMLRESGALEVHVRISSPPVRWPCFYGIDFATRAELIANGLDTEGIRRAIGADSLGYISLAGLISATEQPKTRLCRACFDGEYPIALPADDMIGKHVLEGVGRRVSVGMPSVPAQVAEGGAPGPSPDHELENDEADLVASPGGGDKPHHS, from the coding sequence GTGCCCCGAGGCGACGGGCTGTTGAGCCACGAACTCGACCCCCAAAGGCCCGGCCCGCAAGATGCTTGCGGCGTGTTCGGAGTGTGGGCTCCGGGCGAAGAGGTGGCAAAGCTCACCTATTTCGGGATCTACGCACTTCAGCACCGAGGCCAGGAGGCCGCCGGCATCGCCGTGAGTGACGGCTCCGGTGTCGTGGTCTACAAGGACGTCGGCCTGGTCTCCCAGGTCTTCGACGAGCCCACGCTGGCGAGTCTGCGCGGCCACCTCGCGGTCGGCCACGCGCGCTACTCGACCACCGGCGGCAACAACTGGGAGAACGCGCAGCCCACGATCAAGGCGACCACGTCGGGCACCACGATCGCGCTGGCGCACAACGGCAACCTGGTCAACACGGCCGAGTTGGCCCGCGAGGTCGCCGAGCGCGGCCTCGACGGCGGCTCGGACGGCTCGACCACGGACACGTCGCTGGTCACCACGCTGCTCGCGTCGTACCCCGATCTGTCGGTGGAGCAGGCCGCGCTGCAGGTGCTGCCGCGGGTGCGCGGCGCGTTCAGCTTCGTCTTCATGGACGAGAACACGCTGTACGCGGCTCGCGACGCCGCCGGGGTGCGCCCGCTCGTGCTCGGCCGCCTGGAGCGCGGCTGGGTGGTCGCGAGCGAGACCGCGGCGCTGGACATCTGCGGTGCCAGCGTGGTCCGCGAGGTCGAGCCCGGCGAGCTGATCGCGATCGACGAGGACGGCCTGCGCTCGGTGCGCTTCGCCACGCCGGACCCGAAGGGCTGCCTCTTCGAGTACGTGTACCTCGCCCGCCCGGACACCACGATCAACGGGCGGAACATCTACTCGGCCCGCGTCCAGATCGGCCGTGAGCTGGCCAAGGAGGCCCCGGTCGAGGCCGACCTGGTCATTCCGGTGCCGGAGTCCGGCACCCCGGCCGCGATCGGCTACGCAGAGGCCTCCGGCATCACCTACGGTCAGGGCCTGCTCAAGAACGCCTACGTCGGCCGGACCTTCATCCAGCCCTCGCAGACCATCCGGCAGCTGGGCATCCGGCTCAAGCTGAACCCGCTCCGGGAGAACGTGCGCGGCAAGCGGATCGTCGTGGTCGACGACTCGATCGTCCGCGGCAACACCCAGCGGGCCATCGTGCGCATGCTGCGCGAGTCCGGCGCGCTCGAGGTCCACGTGCGGATCTCGTCGCCGCCGGTGCGCTGGCCCTGCTTCTACGGCATCGACTTCGCCACCCGCGCGGAGCTGATCGCCAACGGACTGGACACGGAGGGCATCCGGCGCGCGATCGGCGCGGATTCCCTGGGCTACATCTCGCTGGCGGGCCTGATCTCCGCCACCGAGCAGCCGAAGACCCGGCTCTGCCGGGCCTGCTTCGACGGGGAGTACCCGATTGCGCTGCCGGCCGATGACATGATCGGCAAGCACGTGCTGGAGGGCGTCGGCCGCCGGGTGTCCGTCGGCATGCCGTCCGTGCCCGCACAGGTCGCGGAGGGTGGGGCCCCCGGCCCGAGCCCCGACCACGAGCTGGAGAACGACGAGGCGGACCTGGTCGCCTCGCCCGGTGGCGGGGACAAGCCGCATCATTCTTAG
- the purS gene encoding phosphoribosylformylglycinamidine synthase subunit PurS has product MARVVVDVMLKPEILDPQGQAVANALPRLDVTDVTSVRIGRRIELEFSGDADLDRVREIADKLLANPVIEDFTIHADEQVKA; this is encoded by the coding sequence GTGGCTCGCGTCGTCGTCGACGTCATGCTCAAGCCGGAGATCCTCGATCCGCAAGGCCAGGCCGTCGCCAACGCACTGCCCCGGCTCGATGTCACCGACGTGACGTCGGTTCGCATCGGGCGGCGCATCGAGCTGGAGTTCTCCGGCGACGCCGATCTGGACCGGGTCCGGGAGATCGCCGACAAGCTGTTGGCCAACCCGGTCATCGAAGACTTCACCATCCACGCCGACGAGCAGGTGAAGGCCTGA
- a CDS encoding 2-phosphosulfolactate phosphatase has protein sequence MPTTAAKASGTVSGEADPVDAVYAQPGAGVRFDWGLAGASELGRVCAALVVVDVLSFTTAVDVAVGRGTRVHPFPWSAQAEAYASRVGAVAAVGRAEVSVERPWSLSPAALRRAPGTPDLVLPSPNGSAICAAASATGLPVVAGCLRNARAVARWLLHQGYGTARAPIGVIAAGERWPDDTLRPGVEDLLGAAAILDGLAGARGGLSVEAAVALAALNSVPDVAAAIRGSVSGRELTARGFADDVAIALERDASTVVPLLRGGIFGRA, from the coding sequence GTGCCCACGACGGCGGCGAAGGCGAGCGGCACGGTGAGCGGCGAGGCGGATCCGGTGGACGCGGTCTACGCGCAGCCGGGCGCGGGTGTGCGGTTCGACTGGGGGCTGGCCGGCGCCAGCGAGCTGGGCCGTGTCTGCGCCGCGCTGGTCGTGGTCGACGTGCTGTCGTTCACCACCGCCGTGGACGTCGCGGTCGGGCGTGGCACGCGGGTGCACCCGTTCCCGTGGAGCGCGCAGGCCGAGGCGTACGCGTCCCGCGTCGGCGCGGTCGCGGCGGTCGGCCGGGCTGAGGTGAGCGTCGAGCGGCCGTGGTCGCTCTCCCCGGCCGCGCTGCGCCGGGCACCGGGCACGCCTGATCTGGTCCTGCCGTCGCCGAACGGTTCCGCGATCTGCGCCGCGGCCAGCGCCACCGGGCTGCCGGTCGTGGCCGGGTGTCTGCGCAACGCCCGCGCGGTCGCCCGCTGGCTGCTGCATCAGGGGTACGGCACGGCCCGCGCGCCGATCGGCGTGATCGCGGCCGGTGAGCGGTGGCCGGACGACACGCTGCGCCCGGGCGTCGAGGACCTGCTCGGCGCCGCCGCGATCCTGGACGGGCTGGCCGGCGCGCGCGGCGGTCTCTCGGTGGAGGCCGCGGTGGCGCTGGCCGCGTTGAACAGCGTGCCGGACGTGGCGGCCGCGATCCGGGGCAGCGTCTCCGGCCGGGAGTTGACCGCCCGCGGGTTCGCCGACGACGTGGCGATCGCACTGGAACGGGACGCCTCCACGGTCGTCCCGCTGTTGCGCGGTGGAATCTTCGGCCGGGCCTGA
- the purQ gene encoding phosphoribosylformylglycinamidine synthase subunit PurQ: MTMRIGVVTFPGSLDDGDAARAVRLAGAEAVRLWHADPDLHGVDAVVLPGGFSYGDYLRCGAIARFSPAMESIIDAANGGLPVLGICNGFQILCEAHLLPGALTRNQHLHFRNRDQWLKVESTSTAWTGTFTDGQEILIPVKNGEGCYVADQRTLDALEAEGRVVARYIRGNPNGSQRDIAAITNERGNVVGIMPHPEHAVEALTGPSLDGLGLFASVLAHLAGKSAAVPA; this comes from the coding sequence CTGACCATGCGGATCGGTGTGGTCACCTTCCCGGGTTCGCTGGACGACGGCGACGCCGCGCGCGCCGTCCGGCTGGCCGGTGCCGAGGCCGTGCGCCTCTGGCACGCCGACCCGGACCTGCACGGCGTCGACGCGGTCGTTCTCCCCGGCGGCTTCTCCTACGGCGACTACCTGCGCTGCGGCGCGATCGCCCGGTTCTCTCCCGCGATGGAGTCGATCATCGACGCGGCCAACGGTGGCCTGCCGGTGCTCGGCATCTGCAACGGGTTCCAGATCCTCTGCGAGGCGCACCTGCTGCCCGGCGCGCTGACCCGCAACCAGCACCTGCACTTCCGCAACCGCGACCAGTGGCTGAAGGTCGAGTCGACCAGCACCGCCTGGACCGGCACGTTCACCGACGGCCAGGAGATCCTGATCCCGGTGAAGAACGGTGAGGGCTGCTACGTCGCCGACCAGCGCACGCTGGACGCGCTGGAGGCGGAGGGCCGGGTCGTCGCCCGATACATCCGCGGCAACCCCAACGGGTCGCAGCGCGACATCGCCGCCATCACCAACGAGCGCGGCAACGTCGTCGGCATCATGCCGCACCCGGAGCACGCCGTCGAGGCGCTGACCGGACCGTCCCTCGACGGTCTCGGCCTGTTCGCCTCCGTCCTCGCGCACCTCGCCGGCAAGTCCGCGGCGGTGCCGGCGTGA
- the purM gene encoding phosphoribosylformylglycinamidine cyclo-ligase: protein MTHVTERANDAADGDRQPWQAGAGRNRGKRTVTYADAGVSIHAGERAVELLKNKVRRASRPEVMGDLGGFAGLFRLDAKKYKNPILASSTDGVGTKLVIAQQLNIHDTVGIDLVAMVVDDLVACGAEPLFLLDYIACGEVEPEKVAEIGAGIADGCRYAGCALLGGETAEHPGVLRPDEYDLSATGVGVVDEEDILGRDRVEVGDVVIAMRSSGLHSNGYSLVRHVLLGAGRMRLETVVEEFGRQRTLGEELLTPTKIYAKDCLGMIAECEVRALAHVTGGGIPGNLVRVLPDHVDAVVNRSTWKPQSIFELVQAKGRIEDPEMESTFNMGVGMFAIVSAADADRALAFLAGRGVDAWHAGEIIEGTGTVQMIGQHTRG from the coding sequence GTGACGCACGTGACCGAGCGAGCCAACGACGCGGCGGACGGTGACCGGCAGCCGTGGCAGGCCGGGGCCGGCCGGAACAGGGGAAAGCGCACGGTCACGTACGCGGACGCCGGCGTCTCCATCCACGCCGGTGAACGCGCCGTCGAGCTGCTGAAGAACAAGGTGCGCCGCGCGTCCCGTCCCGAGGTCATGGGCGACCTGGGCGGCTTCGCGGGCCTGTTCCGGCTGGACGCCAAGAAGTACAAGAACCCGATCCTCGCCTCGTCCACCGACGGCGTGGGCACCAAGCTGGTCATCGCCCAGCAGCTGAACATCCACGACACGGTCGGCATCGACCTGGTCGCCATGGTCGTCGACGACCTGGTGGCCTGCGGCGCCGAGCCGCTGTTCCTGCTCGACTACATCGCCTGCGGCGAGGTCGAGCCGGAGAAGGTCGCGGAGATCGGCGCCGGCATCGCGGACGGCTGCCGTTACGCGGGCTGTGCGCTGCTCGGCGGCGAGACGGCCGAGCACCCCGGCGTGCTCCGCCCCGACGAGTACGACCTGTCCGCCACCGGCGTCGGCGTGGTCGACGAGGAGGACATCCTCGGCCGCGACCGCGTCGAGGTCGGCGACGTCGTGATCGCGATGCGCTCCTCCGGCCTGCACTCCAACGGCTACTCGCTGGTCCGTCACGTGCTGCTCGGCGCCGGCCGGATGCGCCTGGAGACGGTCGTCGAGGAGTTCGGCCGCCAGCGCACGCTCGGCGAGGAGCTGCTCACCCCCACCAAGATCTACGCCAAGGACTGCCTGGGCATGATCGCCGAGTGCGAGGTGCGCGCGCTCGCGCACGTCACCGGCGGTGGCATCCCCGGCAACCTGGTTCGCGTGCTGCCGGACCACGTGGACGCGGTGGTCAACCGCTCCACCTGGAAGCCGCAGTCCATCTTCGAGCTGGTCCAGGCCAAGGGCCGGATCGAGGACCCGGAGATGGAGTCGACGTTCAACATGGGCGTCGGCATGTTCGCCATCGTCTCCGCCGCCGACGCCGACCGCGCCCTGGCCTTCCTGGCCGGCCGTGGCGTCGACGCCTGGCACGCCGGCGAGATCATCGAGGGCACCGGTACGGTCCAGATGATCGGCCAGCACACCCGCGGCTGA
- a CDS encoding BldC family transcriptional regulator, which produces MASRTHEPEPLLTPAEVASMFRVDPKTVTRWAKAGKLSAIRTLGGHRRYRESEVRALLQGQIPTQRQGD; this is translated from the coding sequence ATGGCATCGCGTACGCACGAACCAGAGCCGCTACTCACGCCGGCCGAGGTCGCGTCGATGTTCCGTGTCGACCCGAAGACCGTGACCCGGTGGGCGAAGGCGGGCAAGCTCAGCGCAATACGCACGCTGGGCGGCCACCGTCGCTACCGTGAGTCTGAGGTTCGCGCCCTGCTGCAGGGGCAGATCCCCACGCAGCGCCAGGGTGACTGA
- the amcB gene encoding cyclophane-forming radical SAM peptide maturase AmcB produces the protein MRGIATVPAYVVMQPTTLCNLDCTYCYLPFRAVDKRMPVAVAEAVAEPVNRWARDTRFSVVWHGGEPLAAGRDALAALMAPFGPEVEHHVQTNATLIDDAWCEFFTAHDMRVSVSVDGPRERNGERVTRGGRPAYDRIARGVETLRRHGIGFSALCVVGEPHAGLATELYDYFLTLGCDVLGINIEEQEGVNERGNAFSAEAVTAFWAELVAAWRRDPRIHLREVELSLRYAAAVLDGTTGALLPRRLDPIPTIAHDGSVVLLSPELAGFSDPRYGDFASGNVLERGLDHILADATSTPWIGEFLAGVEACRNRCPYFEFCGGAHAANRYFEHGRFDGTETNHCRNSKIRLLEGVLHHARDHQRSAAG, from the coding sequence ATGCGCGGGATCGCCACCGTCCCGGCATATGTGGTGATGCAGCCGACGACCCTCTGCAACCTCGACTGCACCTACTGCTACCTGCCGTTCCGCGCGGTCGACAAGCGCATGCCGGTCGCGGTCGCGGAGGCGGTGGCCGAGCCGGTCAACCGCTGGGCCCGCGACACCCGGTTCTCCGTCGTGTGGCACGGCGGTGAGCCGCTCGCGGCCGGGCGGGACGCGCTGGCCGCGCTGATGGCGCCGTTCGGTCCCGAGGTCGAGCACCATGTGCAGACGAACGCGACGTTGATCGACGACGCCTGGTGCGAGTTCTTCACGGCGCACGACATGCGGGTCAGCGTGAGCGTGGACGGCCCGCGCGAGCGTAACGGCGAGCGGGTCACCCGGGGCGGCCGTCCCGCGTACGACCGGATCGCCCGTGGTGTCGAGACGCTGCGCCGGCACGGCATCGGTTTCTCCGCGCTGTGCGTGGTCGGCGAGCCGCACGCCGGGCTCGCCACCGAGCTGTACGACTACTTCCTCACGCTCGGCTGCGACGTGCTCGGCATCAACATCGAGGAGCAGGAGGGCGTGAACGAGCGGGGCAACGCCTTCTCCGCCGAGGCCGTCACCGCGTTCTGGGCGGAGCTGGTCGCGGCCTGGCGCCGGGACCCGCGCATCCACCTGCGGGAGGTCGAGCTGTCGTTGCGGTACGCGGCCGCGGTGCTGGACGGCACCACCGGTGCGCTGCTGCCGCGCCGGCTGGACCCGATCCCTACCATCGCGCACGACGGCTCGGTCGTGCTGCTCTCGCCGGAGCTGGCGGGTTTCTCCGATCCGCGGTACGGCGACTTCGCCAGCGGCAACGTGCTCGAGCGCGGGCTCGACCACATCCTGGCGGACGCGACGTCGACGCCCTGGATCGGCGAGTTTCTCGCGGGCGTGGAGGCGTGCCGGAACCGTTGCCCGTACTTCGAGTTCTGCGGTGGCGCGCACGCGGCCAACCGATACTTCGAGCACGGGCGTTTCGACGGTACGGAGACGAACCACTGCCGCAACAGCAAGATCCGCTTACTGGAGGGAGTGCTGCACCATGCCCGAGATCACCAACGCTCGGCAGCCGGATGA
- a CDS encoding DUF3073 domain-containing protein — MGRGRAKAKQTKVARELKYHSPNTDLAALQRELTGGSRSEHDFDDEHNERLDDDDEDDTVDDDTDSWSSPRRRS; from the coding sequence ATGGGGCGCGGCCGAGCCAAGGCCAAGCAGACGAAGGTGGCGCGGGAGTTGAAGTATCACTCCCCGAACACCGACCTCGCCGCCTTGCAGCGGGAGCTTACCGGCGGTTCGAGGTCGGAACACGACTTCGACGACGAGCACAATGAACGCCTCGACGATGACGACGAGGACGACACCGTAGACGACGACACGGATTCGTGGTCGTCGCCGCGGCGTCGCTCCTGA
- a CDS encoding Glu/Leu/Phe/Val family dehydrogenase, giving the protein MSFFANDDDQGLTGHEQVVFCQDRQSGLKAVIGIYSTALGPALGGTRFFPYPDEESAVEDVLNLSRAMAYKNALAGLDLGGGKAVIWGDPEQLKSEALLRAYGRFIESLGGRYYTACDVGTYVPDMDVIARETRYVTGRSVEHGGAGDSSILTAWGVFQGMRAAAEHLWGSPSLSGRRIGVAGLGKVGKYLVGHLIEDGASVVATDVSEASLAWARSTYPQIDLVDDTEALITSDIDVYAPCALGGALNDDSVPRLRAKVVVGAANNQLAHPGVEKLLAERGILYAPDYLVNAGGVIQVADEIEGFNFERAKLRASKIYDTTKKILQLAESDGVPPAVAADRLAERRMAEVGRLRGILLPRRAF; this is encoded by the coding sequence ATGTCCTTCTTCGCCAATGACGACGACCAGGGGCTGACCGGTCACGAGCAGGTCGTCTTCTGCCAGGACAGGCAGTCCGGGCTCAAGGCCGTCATCGGCATCTACTCGACCGCACTGGGTCCCGCGCTCGGCGGCACCCGCTTCTTCCCCTATCCGGACGAGGAGTCCGCGGTCGAGGATGTGCTCAACCTCTCACGGGCGATGGCCTACAAGAACGCGCTCGCGGGCCTGGACCTCGGCGGTGGCAAGGCCGTCATCTGGGGCGACCCGGAGCAGCTGAAGAGCGAGGCGTTGCTGCGCGCGTACGGCCGGTTCATCGAGTCGCTGGGCGGCCGCTACTACACGGCGTGCGACGTCGGCACCTACGTGCCGGACATGGACGTGATCGCGCGCGAGACGCGGTACGTGACCGGACGCAGCGTCGAGCACGGCGGTGCCGGTGACTCGTCGATCCTCACCGCGTGGGGCGTCTTCCAGGGCATGCGGGCCGCGGCCGAGCACCTCTGGGGCAGCCCGTCGCTGTCCGGGCGGCGGATCGGCGTGGCCGGGCTGGGCAAGGTCGGCAAGTACCTGGTGGGGCACCTGATCGAGGACGGCGCGTCGGTGGTCGCCACGGACGTCAGCGAGGCCTCCCTGGCCTGGGCGCGGTCCACGTACCCGCAGATCGACCTGGTCGACGACACGGAGGCGCTGATCACCTCCGACATCGACGTCTACGCGCCGTGTGCGCTGGGCGGCGCGCTGAACGACGACTCGGTGCCGCGGCTGCGCGCGAAGGTGGTGGTCGGCGCCGCGAACAACCAGCTGGCCCACCCGGGCGTGGAGAAGCTGCTGGCGGAGCGCGGCATCCTGTACGCGCCCGACTACCTGGTGAACGCAGGCGGCGTGATCCAGGTCGCCGACGAGATCGAGGGCTTCAACTTCGAGCGCGCGAAGCTCCGGGCGAGCAAGATCTACGACACCACGAAGAAGATCCTCCAGCTCGCGGAGTCGGACGGCGTGCCGCCGGCGGTAGCCGCGGACCGGCTGGCCGAGCGCAGAATGGCCGAAGTCGGGCGGCTTCGGGGGATTCTGCTGCCGCGCCGGGCCTTTTAG
- the amcA gene encoding multiple cyclophane-containing RiPP AmcA, which produces MPEITNARQPDDAAESGNDSVAERVRNAGAGLTALLEEAAEARSRRAETAGGDGSSAVCAWNHFENIPTFYNWNNRPPR; this is translated from the coding sequence ATGCCCGAGATCACCAACGCTCGGCAGCCGGATGACGCCGCCGAGTCGGGGAACGACTCGGTGGCCGAGCGGGTGCGGAACGCAGGTGCCGGACTGACCGCATTGCTCGAAGAGGCCGCGGAGGCGCGCTCACGCCGCGCGGAGACAGCCGGCGGCGACGGGTCCAGCGCGGTCTGCGCCTGGAACCACTTCGAGAACATCCCGACCTTCTACAACTGGAACAATCGCCCTCCCCGTTGA
- a CDS encoding sterol carrier family protein, producing the protein MSSPHDKSAVVATVLASFDAGETPERVALRDAVRALLAGLAAKVPGRSVEVRVPPYGAIQCVEGPRHTRGTPPNVVEMDPETWVRLATGSLSWDEAITQGRLRISGNRADISNYIPI; encoded by the coding sequence GTGTCTTCTCCGCACGATAAGTCCGCAGTAGTGGCGACAGTGCTGGCCTCGTTCGATGCCGGTGAGACCCCCGAGCGGGTAGCTCTCCGTGACGCCGTCCGTGCGCTCCTCGCCGGTCTCGCGGCCAAAGTTCCCGGCCGTTCGGTGGAGGTGCGGGTTCCTCCGTACGGCGCGATTCAGTGCGTCGAGGGGCCCCGGCACACCCGCGGCACACCGCCCAATGTGGTCGAGATGGACCCGGAGACATGGGTACGACTGGCCACCGGAAGCCTGTCCTGGGACGAGGCGATTACTCAGGGACGTCTGCGAATCAGCGGCAACCGTGCTGATATATCTAACTACATCCCTATCTAG
- the purL gene encoding phosphoribosylformylglycinamidine synthase subunit PurL, translating to MTQELISPKETAVSAPDTVDRAGSTPEELQPFAELGLLEDEYQRIRDILGRRPTQSELAMYSIMWSEHCSYKSSKVHLKQFSEKAPKNERLLAGIGENAGVIQISDELAVTFKVESHNHPSFVEPYQGAATGVGGIVRDILAMGARPIAVMDPLRFGDAEHPDTQRVLPGVVAGVGGYGNCLGLPNIGGEVVFDPCYQGNPLVNALSIGVLPVDRLQKKEATGAGNIVVLLGAKTGRDGIGGVSVLASATFDDGSEQRRPSVQVGDPFMEKLLIESCLELYDAGLVVGIQDLGGAGLTCALTETAAAAEAGMRVWLERVPLREPSMSPHEILASESQERMLLIVAPEKLDDVLKIADKWGVLATAIGEVTDGGRLVVTWNDHMVVDVPPGSLVDDGPVYHRPMREPSDLILLRADRAETLPRPVGGDALRETVLRMIASPNLCDKTWVTEQYDRYVLGNTVLAQPEDAGVLRIDEQTGLGVALSVDGNGRYARLDPYNGAKLALAEAYRNVAVAGGKPISVTNCLNFGSPEDPTVMWQFAEAVRGLADGCQELGIAVSGGNVSFYNQTGAAAIHPTPVVGVLGLIDDVATRVPIGFTPSAHPEGDLVFLLGETRNELSGSEWAWVTHGHLGGEPPRVDLAREKALAEVLAEAARVGHLTAAHDLSDGGLIQTLVESSLRRGVGVTVELPDEFTTGSAPFVYLFSESAGRAVVAVPRGHETAFTALCDEHGLPWTAIGTTDAASDAVEVTGQFRIPLTELREAHTGTLPRLFGHVEIPSADTAFAASAAGASVAGAPVAGASVAGSSAAGAVAPGSAVPAAGSAVPASASEAVSSAASEGAAAVAAAAAVVAAVTEAQAAPIGTDPAPDSAAGAEEGLPAAAADSTQADPSGADGVVSPADTAQTETNAADQPTADGSTE from the coding sequence GTGACCCAGGAACTGATCTCACCGAAGGAGACCGCGGTGTCTGCGCCCGACACGGTCGACCGCGCCGGCTCCACCCCCGAGGAGCTGCAGCCGTTCGCGGAGCTCGGCCTGCTCGAGGACGAGTACCAGCGGATCCGTGACATCCTCGGCCGCCGGCCGACCCAGTCCGAGCTGGCGATGTACTCGATCATGTGGAGCGAGCACTGCTCCTACAAGTCGAGCAAGGTCCACCTGAAGCAGTTCAGCGAGAAGGCGCCGAAGAACGAGCGGCTGCTGGCCGGCATCGGTGAGAACGCCGGCGTCATCCAGATCTCCGACGAGCTCGCGGTGACCTTCAAGGTCGAGTCGCACAACCACCCGAGCTTCGTCGAGCCCTACCAGGGCGCCGCGACCGGAGTCGGCGGCATCGTCCGCGACATTCTCGCGATGGGCGCCCGCCCGATCGCGGTGATGGACCCGCTGCGCTTCGGCGACGCCGAGCACCCGGACACCCAGCGCGTCCTGCCGGGCGTCGTCGCGGGCGTCGGCGGTTACGGCAACTGCCTGGGCCTGCCCAACATCGGCGGCGAGGTCGTCTTCGACCCCTGCTACCAGGGCAACCCGCTGGTCAACGCGCTCAGCATCGGCGTGCTGCCGGTCGACCGCCTCCAGAAGAAGGAGGCGACCGGCGCCGGCAACATCGTCGTGCTGCTCGGCGCGAAGACCGGCCGGGACGGCATCGGCGGCGTCTCCGTGCTGGCCAGCGCGACCTTCGACGACGGCAGCGAGCAGCGCCGCCCGTCCGTCCAGGTCGGCGACCCGTTCATGGAGAAGCTCCTGATCGAGTCCTGCCTGGAGCTGTACGACGCCGGCCTGGTCGTCGGCATCCAGGACCTCGGCGGCGCGGGCCTCACCTGCGCGCTCACCGAGACCGCCGCCGCGGCCGAGGCCGGCATGCGGGTCTGGCTGGAGCGGGTGCCGCTGCGCGAGCCGTCCATGTCGCCGCACGAGATCCTGGCCAGCGAGTCCCAGGAGCGCATGCTCCTGATCGTGGCGCCGGAGAAGCTCGACGACGTGCTGAAGATCGCCGACAAGTGGGGCGTGCTCGCCACCGCGATCGGCGAGGTCACCGACGGCGGCCGCCTGGTCGTCACGTGGAACGACCACATGGTCGTCGACGTGCCGCCGGGTTCGCTGGTCGACGACGGACCGGTCTACCACCGCCCGATGCGTGAACCGTCCGACCTGATCCTGCTGCGCGCGGACCGGGCCGAGACGCTGCCCCGCCCGGTCGGCGGCGACGCGCTCCGGGAGACCGTGCTGCGCATGATCGCCTCGCCGAACCTGTGCGACAAGACCTGGGTCACCGAGCAGTACGACCGGTACGTGCTCGGCAACACGGTCCTCGCCCAGCCGGAGGACGCGGGCGTGCTCCGCATCGACGAGCAGACCGGCCTCGGCGTCGCGCTCTCCGTCGACGGCAACGGCCGCTACGCGCGCCTCGACCCGTACAACGGGGCGAAGCTGGCGCTGGCCGAGGCGTACCGGAACGTGGCCGTGGCCGGCGGCAAGCCGATCTCGGTCACCAACTGCCTCAACTTCGGCTCGCCCGAGGACCCGACCGTCATGTGGCAGTTCGCCGAGGCCGTGCGCGGCCTCGCGGACGGCTGCCAGGAGCTGGGCATCGCGGTCAGCGGCGGCAACGTCAGCTTCTACAACCAGACCGGTGCGGCCGCGATCCACCCGACGCCGGTGGTCGGCGTGCTCGGCCTCATCGACGACGTGGCCACCCGGGTGCCGATCGGCTTCACGCCGTCCGCGCACCCGGAGGGCGACCTGGTCTTCCTGCTCGGCGAGACGCGCAACGAGCTGTCCGGCTCCGAGTGGGCGTGGGTCACCCACGGCCACCTCGGTGGCGAGCCGCCGCGCGTCGACCTGGCCCGGGAGAAGGCGCTGGCCGAGGTGCTGGCCGAGGCCGCGCGCGTCGGTCACCTGACCGCGGCGCACGACCTCTCGGACGGCGGCCTGATCCAGACGCTGGTCGAGTCGTCGCTGCGACGTGGCGTGGGCGTCACGGTCGAGCTGCCGGACGAGTTCACCACCGGCTCGGCGCCGTTCGTCTACCTGTTCAGCGAGTCCGCCGGCCGCGCCGTGGTGGCCGTGCCGCGCGGGCACGAGACCGCGTTCACCGCGCTCTGCGACGAGCACGGGCTGCCCTGGACCGCGATCGGCACCACCGACGCCGCCAGCGACGCGGTCGAGGTGACCGGCCAGTTCCGCATCCCGCTGACCGAGCTGCGCGAGGCACACACCGGCACGCTCCCGCGCCTCTTCGGCCACGTCGAGATCCCCTCGGCCGACACCGCCTTCGCCGCTTCGGCTGCCGGTGCTTCCGTTGCCGGTGCTCCCGTTGCCGGTGCTTCGGTTGCCGGTTCTTCGGCTGCCGGTGCGGTGGCTCCGGGTTCCGCGGTTCCGGCCGCCGGCTCGGCGGTCCCGGCCTCGGCGTCCGAGGCGGTCTCCTCCGCCGCGTCGGAGGGTGCCGCCGCGGTGGCCGCCGCCGCTGCCGTGGTCGCCGCCGTGACCGAGGCGCAGGCCGCGCCGATCGGCACCGACCCGGCGCCCGACTCGGCCGCCGGCGCGGAGGAGGGCCTCCCGGCCGCCGCCGCGGACAGCACCCAGGCCGACCCGAGCGGCGCCGACGGCGTCGTCTCACCGGCCGACACCGCACAGACCGAGACGAACGCCGCCGACCAGCCCACCGCTGACGGCAGCACCGAGTAA